From the genome of Pungitius pungitius chromosome 21, fPunPun2.1, whole genome shotgun sequence, one region includes:
- the nrbf2b gene encoding nuclear receptor-binding factor 2b isoform X2 gives MKTTECEQACLSMELQRDSHIKQQRLIQERWKREARREATKARPNQVQPSDCPARLTQTQSAGQLQPLGPPSLPGAEGTGSREREYDTLLFQLQTRQAGGCQRLTPPCPGSKTAKDDKTRLEEQQTTILDLRRLVDHLMDENERLASANKRLQSENGRLRAEAVDFVERSELWVLPQAGGAMGPGGGQEGKGKGKEIAIPQLPPLEMPAREDLCLDDLPPLELPEDIKNELQELLDRDKLTRDAS, from the exons ATGAAGACCACAGAGTGTGAGCAG GCCTGTCTGTCCatggagctgcagagggacaGTCACATCAAACAGCAACGGCTGATCCAGGAGCGCTGGAAGAGAGAAGCTCGACGCGAGGCGACAAAGGCCCGACCCAACCAGGTGCAGCCCTCCGACTGCCCGGCCCGCCTCACCCAAACCCAGTCCGCGGGCCAGCTGCAGCCCCTCGGCCCCCCAAGCCTGCCGGGCGCCGAAGGCACagggagcagggagagggagtACGACACCTTGCTCTTTCAGCTGCAGACTCGGCAGGCCGGTGGCTGCCAGCGTTTGACTCCTCCGTGCCCCGGATCCAAGACCGCCAAAGATGACAAAACTCGCTTGGAGGAACAACAGACCACCATTCTTGACCTGCGGCGCCTGGTTGACCACCTGATGGACGAAAACGAGCGCCTGGCGTCTGCCAACAAGCGGCTACAGTCGGAGAACGGGCGGCTGCGCGCCGAGGCGGTGGACTTTGTGGAGCGCTCTGAGCTCTGGGTGCTCCCGCAGGCGGGCGGCGCAATGGGGCCAGGGGGTGGGCAGGAGGGAAAGGGCAAAGGGAAGGAGATTGCAATCCCCCAGCTGCCCCCGCTGGAGATGCCGGCCCGGGAGGACCTGTGTCTGGACGACCTGCCTCCTCTGGAGCTGCCAGAGGACATCAAAAACGAACTGCAGGAGCTCCTGGACAGGGACAAACTGACGAGAGACGCATCTTaa
- the LOC119212979 gene encoding NHL repeat-containing protein 3-like — translation MKKRGAWCVIASTMASLAVLLMLMHGTISTQQPGSSSLRHDYQLLGRPLFKLDLNWPKSPELFTGEVFGVAVNQHAGVVYVAQRGDNVPKVLVFTTDGDFLMSWNTTTLEMPHGIFLADGASSNPTVWITDVGDGPYGHCIKQYSPSGKLLQVLGTPGKKGSGLNPLQFDNPAEIFVHDSGEMYIVDGDGGLNNRLIKLSKEQQVLWIHGEKGQGPAQFNIPHSVTVDNVHRVWVADRGNKRIQVFNSVTGEWLGTWGSCFTEDAPYSVRLTPDKKYFVVVQLNTNQISLLNAPPVGSIGQCAVASVIQLAEEVKPHLVDLDLKTGALYVAEIGAQQAQKFTPFSLEGSFP, via the exons ATGAAGAAGAGAGGCGCTTGGTGTGTGATCGCGTCCACCATGGCTTCACTAGCCGTGCTCCTGATGTTGATGCACGGCACCATCAGCACTCAGCAGCCGGGCAGCTCCAGCCTCAGGCACGACTACCAGCTGCTGGGGAGACCCCTCTTCAAGCTGGACCTGAACTGGCCGAAGAGTCCGGAGCTCTTCACCGGGGAGGTGTTCGGAGTCGCTGTGAACCAGCACGCTGGGGTGGTGTATGTGGCGCAGAGAG GTGACAATGTGCCCAAGGTGCTGGTGTTCACCACTGATGGAGATTTCCTCATGTCCTGGAACACAACCACCCTGGAGATGCCTCACGGTATCTTTTTAGCAGATGGCGCCTCTTCCAACCCCACCGTGTGGATCACAGACGTGGGAGACGGCCCGTACGGCCACTGCATCAAACAGTACTCGCCATCTGGGAAGCTCCTGCAG GTGCTTGGTACGCCGGGCAAAAAAGGCTCCGGGTTGAATCCTCTGCAGTTCGATAATCCTGCGGAGATCTTCGTCCACGACTCTGGAGAGATGTACATCGTGGACGGAGATGGTGGACTGAACAACCGCCTCATCAAGCTGTCCAAAGAGCAGCAGGTGTTGTGGATCCACGGAGAGAAGGGACAAGGCCCGGCTCAGTTCAACATCCCCCACAGCGTGACTGTGGACAACGTCCACCGGGTGTGGGTGGCCGACAGGGGCAACAAGAGGATCCAGGTCTTTAACTCCGTCACCGGGGAGTGGCTGGGGACATGGGGGAGCTGCTTCACGGAGGACGCGCCATATTCAGTCCGCCTGACCCCGGACAAGAAGTACTTTGTGGTCGTCCAGCTCAACACCAACCAGATTTCTCTGCTGAATGCCCCTCCGGTGGGTTCCATTGGCCAGTGCGCTGTGGCCAGCGTGATCCAGCTGGCCGAGGAAGTCAAGCCCCACCTGGTGGACCTGGACCTGAAAACAGGGGCCCTGTATGTGGCTGAAATTGGAGCTCAGCAGGCCCAGAAGTTCACGCCCTTCAGTCTGGAAGGCAGCTTCCCGTAA
- the nrbf2b gene encoding nuclear receptor-binding factor 2b isoform X1 has translation MEVADSPLNLAHQQCRKADRLLASGKFEEAISCHGKAADFLTDAMKTTECEQACLSMELQRDSHIKQQRLIQERWKREARREATKARPNQVQPSDCPARLTQTQSAGQLQPLGPPSLPGAEGTGSREREYDTLLFQLQTRQAGGCQRLTPPCPGSKTAKDDKTRLEEQQTTILDLRRLVDHLMDENERLASANKRLQSENGRLRAEAVDFVERSELWVLPQAGGAMGPGGGQEGKGKGKEIAIPQLPPLEMPAREDLCLDDLPPLELPEDIKNELQELLDRDKLTRDAS, from the exons ATGGAAGTTGCGGACAGCCCACTCAATCTC GCTCATCAGCAGTGCAGGAAGGCCGACCGCTTGCTGGCGTCTGGGAAGTTTGAGGAGGCCATCTCCTGCCATggaaaagcagcag ATTTTTTGACCGACGCAATGAAGACCACAGAGTGTGAGCAG GCCTGTCTGTCCatggagctgcagagggacaGTCACATCAAACAGCAACGGCTGATCCAGGAGCGCTGGAAGAGAGAAGCTCGACGCGAGGCGACAAAGGCCCGACCCAACCAGGTGCAGCCCTCCGACTGCCCGGCCCGCCTCACCCAAACCCAGTCCGCGGGCCAGCTGCAGCCCCTCGGCCCCCCAAGCCTGCCGGGCGCCGAAGGCACagggagcagggagagggagtACGACACCTTGCTCTTTCAGCTGCAGACTCGGCAGGCCGGTGGCTGCCAGCGTTTGACTCCTCCGTGCCCCGGATCCAAGACCGCCAAAGATGACAAAACTCGCTTGGAGGAACAACAGACCACCATTCTTGACCTGCGGCGCCTGGTTGACCACCTGATGGACGAAAACGAGCGCCTGGCGTCTGCCAACAAGCGGCTACAGTCGGAGAACGGGCGGCTGCGCGCCGAGGCGGTGGACTTTGTGGAGCGCTCTGAGCTCTGGGTGCTCCCGCAGGCGGGCGGCGCAATGGGGCCAGGGGGTGGGCAGGAGGGAAAGGGCAAAGGGAAGGAGATTGCAATCCCCCAGCTGCCCCCGCTGGAGATGCCGGCCCGGGAGGACCTGTGTCTGGACGACCTGCCTCCTCTGGAGCTGCCAGAGGACATCAAAAACGAACTGCAGGAGCTCCTGGACAGGGACAAACTGACGAGAGACGCATCTTaa